One Rhinolophus sinicus isolate RSC01 linkage group LG06, ASM3656204v1, whole genome shotgun sequence DNA window includes the following coding sequences:
- the APLNR gene encoding apelin receptor — protein sequence MEEGGDFDNDYGADNQSECEYTDWKSSGALIPAIYMLVFLLGTTGNGLVLWTVFRTSREKRRSADIFISSLAVADLTFVVTLPLWATYTYREYDWPFGSFACKLSSYLIFVNMYASVFCLTGLSFDRYLAIVRPVANARLRLRVSGAVATAVLWVLAALLAMPVMVFRATAVLPNLENITKVQCYMDYSMVATSSSEWAWEVGLGVSSTALGFLVPFTIMLTCYFFIAQTIAGHFRKERIEGLRKRRRLLSIIVVLVVTFALCWMPYHLVKTLYMLGSLLHWPCGFDLFLMNVFPYCTCISYINSCLNPFLYAFFDPRFRQACTSVLCWGQSRCGGASHSSSAEKSASYSSGHSQGPGPNSGKVGEQTQEKSIPYSQETLVVD from the coding sequence ATGGAGGAAGGTGGTGATTTCGACAATGATTATGGGGCAGACAACCAGTCTGAGTGTGAGTACACGGACTGGAAATCCTCGGGGGCCCTCATCCCGGCCATCTACATGCTGGTCTTCCTCCTGGGGACCACGGGCAACGGCCTGGTGCTCTGGACCGTGTTTCGGACCAGCCGGGAGAAGAGGCGCTCAGCTGACATCTTCATCTCCAGCCTGGCGGTGGCTGATCTGACTTTCGTGGTGACCCTGCCTCTGTGGGCCACTTACACGTACCGGGAGTACGACTGGCCCTTCGGTTCCTTCGCCTGCAAACTCAGCAGCTATCTCATTTTTGTCAACATGTACGCCAGCGTCTTCTGCCTCACCGGCCTCAGCTTCGACCGTTACCTGGCCATCGTGAGGCCAGTGGCCAACGCTCGGCTGAGGCTGCGGGTCAGCGGGGCTGTGGCCACAGCGGTCCTGTGGGTGCTGGCTGCCCTCCTGGCCATGCCGGTCATGGTGTTCCGGGCCACCGCGGTGCTTCCCAACCTGGAGAACATCACCAAGGTGCAGTGCTACATGGACTACTCCATGGTGGCCACCTCCAGCTCGGAGTGGGCCTGGGAGGTGGGCCTGGGGGTCTCGTCCACAGCCCTGGGCTTCCTGGTGCCCTTCACCATCATGCTGACCTGTTACTTCTTTATTGCGCAAACCATCGCCGGCCACTTCCGGAAGGAGCGCATCGAGGGCCTGCGCAAGCGGCGCCGGCTGCTCAGCATCATCGTGGTGCTGGTGGTGACCTTCGCCCTGTGCTGGATGCCCTACCACCTGGTGAAGACGCTCTACATGCTGGGCAGCCTGCTGCACTGGCCCTGCGGCTTTGACCTCTTCCTCATGAATGTCTTCCCCTACTGTACCTGCATCAGTTACATCAACAGCTGCCTCAATCCCTTCCTCTACGCCTTCTTCGACCCCCGCTTCCGCCAGGCGTGCACCTCGGTGCTCTgctggggccagagcaggtgtGGGGGCGCCTCCCACAGCAGCAGCGCAGAGAAGTCGGCCAGCTActcctcagggcacagccaggggcCCGGCCCTAACTCAGGGAAGGTCGGGGAGCAGACACAGGAGAAATCCATCCCCTACAGCCAAGAGACCCTTGTGGTTGACTAG